Part of the Rhodospirillaceae bacterium genome, CATTGCGATCCAGAACGGCCACATTTGCCCCCATCCCGAGGGCGATGAAGATGGCGTTTGATCCGACCATGCCTCCACCCAGAACGGCGACGTTGGCCGGGCGCACACCTGGGACACCCCCCAGCAACATGCCGCGCCCGCCGCCAGCTTTCTCCAGGCAGTGTGCGCCTGCATGGACCGACATCCGGCCCGCGACCTCACTCATTGGGGCGAGTAAAGGCAGGCTGCCCGTCTGGGAAGTCACGGTTTCATAGGCAATACATGTTGACCCTGAACTTATTAAATCTTTTGTCTGATCTGGATCGGGTGCCAAGTGAAGATAAGTAAATAGAATCTGGTTTTCGCGTAGCATTTTGCGTTCAGCAGCTTGCGGTTCTTTGACCTTCACCAACATCTCAGCCTGAGCAAAAACATCTTCAGCGCGATCGACGATTTCCGCTCCTGCTTGGCGGTAGTCCGCATCCGAGTATCCAATACCCGCCCCGGCCTGTGTTTCAGCTACCACAGAATGGCCGTGCGATATCAGTTCCCGAATGCTCGACGGCACCAATCCAACGCGAAATTCGTTATCTTTAATTTCTTTTGGAACACCGATCAGCATGGTTTCCTCCTGATGGCTGGTTTACCAGTAAGACATAGCGTTTTGGTACAGCCCCGCAAGGTCTGTCTCACTTATTTTTCGGGGCGCGTTTTGAAGCAATCTTTGTTGCGGAAATGATCCTTTCGTCAGCGCGGGAATATCACGTTCGCCGTAGCCAACACCCGTGAGGCCGTTCGGCAGGTCTGTCGATTTCATCAGCTCAATTAGTCGCCCAGAAAGAACTTCCCCGGCATCATCATTGCCAGCCCCCGCGATGTCCGCACCCAAACATTCAGCCCCTGCCAAGTGACGTTCGGGACAGGCCTCGGCAGTGAATCTAAAAACCGACGGCGCGTTGACAATCACCGACATGCCGTGAGGAACAATGGCCACGCCTACGGGATAGCCTTCAGGACAAAATTCTTTTACCAATCCTGACACCGAATAGGACATACCATGAGGCGCATGACATCCAGCATTCCCAAAAGCGATCCCGGCCAGGGTCGCCGCCCAC contains:
- the ald gene encoding alanine dehydrogenase, which translates into the protein MLIGVPKEIKDNEFRVGLVPSSIRELISHGHSVVAETQAGAGIGYSDADYRQAGAEIVDRAEDVFAQAEMLVKVKEPQAAERKMLRENQILFTYLHLAPDPDQTKDLISSGSTCIAYETVTSQTGSLPLLAPMSEVAGRMSVHAGAHCLEKAGGGRGMLLGGVPGVRPANVAVLGGGMVGSNAIFIALGMGANVAVLDRNVDVLRRLTDRFGPALKTVFALQDVVHEYAVWADLLIGAVLVPGAEAPMLVSEDMVKKMKPGAAIVDVAIDQGGCIATSRATTHADPTYIEHDVVHYCVANMPGAVPHTSTYALNNSTLPFTLALANKGVRSAMQEDEHLRNGLNVHAGKVTCSAVAEALELDYIDALSALGV